A segment of the Candidatus Poribacteria bacterium genome:
TTCACAAAAAGGTTCACTCACAGAAGGGATGACACCCACTTCGTTTCCATTATCCGCGAAGCGATAACGCTGCGCAGTATCGCTCTTTGATTCACCGTTCAAGGTTACTGGTGCAAGTGGATAAACAGCGTTAATCTTTGCGATAATCTCTTTTCCGGGGATGTACATATTACGTCCCCACACGTCATCTCCATCAAGCGGCATGAATTCAATGAACCGAAGTTGATAGTCATTTTGGCGTGCAAAGGTTGCCAAATCGACGATCTCATCATCGGTAAAACCGCGCATTGCGACAGCATTAACTTTAATTGGGTTGAAACCACAATCGTGTGCTGTCTTAAGTCCTTCAAGCACGCGTGAAAGCACCTTCCGACGCGTCATCTGCTCGAACTTCTCTTCGTTGAGTGTATCCAAGCTGACATTAATACGACGGAGACCAGCATCGTAAAGGGCTTGTGCTTGGTTAATAAGCCCGATGCCATTTGTCGTCAAACTAATGTCTTTGAGTCCTTCCAACTGCGTCAACCGCGCTATGAGTGCAGGCACACCGGGACGGACAAGTGGTTCACCACCGGTAATACGGATTTTGTTAACACCCAAGGCAACGAAAATGCGGGCGAGATGCAGAATTTCATTATAGGTCATCACCGAGGAATCCGGCATGAAGGTCATATCTTCCGGCATACAATAGATACACCGAAAGTTACATACATCTGTAACGGAAATCCTGAGATTCGTATGGATCCGCCCAAAGCGGTCAAGCATTTGTTGTTTCATATCAATTTAGACTTAGACAAACTCAAATTTATTAATAGTATATCACATCAACATTCTTTTTGCAAGTTTTTTTATAGTAAAAACTATAAAAAAGATTTTCGGAGAAAGCGAGGAAAATTGCGTCGCACACCGACAAGGATTTTTCAATTGACATAGTTATAATTTTAATGTATCATATACTTACATTTCTAAGAACTGGAGGAAAAATCGATGAATGAAAAAGTGTTTGATGTAGGCGGCGTTGAACTTCATGTAGATCAACGCAATTTCGGATCAGACGGAGGTCCTTCTGTCCGTGTGTACGGCGAGGCAGATGGCGAAAATATTCAACTGCTTCGCTTCGACTGTTTTCGCGAGGATCCCCACTATCACTACGATCCCTCTGGAAAGAATGATCAGCGGTCCCTCGATAAAGCGAGCGTACCAGATTCGGTTGCTTGGACAATTGAACAACTGGGACAAAACCTCGTGGAGATGATTCATACAGCAGGTTACGCCAGCGTTGCTGAACAGGTTGACCAAGCGGCGGTCGCGCAAGTCCTGTCTGAAGTCGAATCCCTTATGCGGGATGATGCCTAATTTTATAAGTGCGCTTCAACGCACAAAGGAGAAAGTTAAGGTGACGAAATCTATTATTATAAGTATGTTCCTGCTCACACTGTTAATAGGCTTGAATGCTTTCGCGGGAACTCCAATAGAGTGGGGAAAGTGGAAGGAAGGGGAACTCCTCCTTGAAAACCACAGTTTTGAAGAGGATTTAGCCGCTTGGGGTTTAGAGGACGGTGCATGCTGCAACCGAGGCGGACTCTATACGATGGAAATCGATAAGAAAAATCCACAACACGGAAAACAGTCGCTCAAAGTTATCGGGCATAAAGCAACAGGTACTGCATGGCATGCGAAGGTTCGGCAAAAGGATGCCTCAATGAAATCTGGGGAGACGTACACTGTGATTTTTTGGGCGCGTTCCGAAAAGCCGCGTGAGGTGCAACTCAGCCTCCAGATGCAACACGATCCTTGGACTTTCTACCAAGGAGGTGCTATCAATTTAGTAGGTCCGGAATGGACGGAGTACCATATCACTTTCAATTCCACTGCAGATGTTGAAAGAGATATGTGGGTAGGGTTGGCAATCGCCCAATCCGATGTCGATTTTTGGATCGATAATTTCAGATACTTTGAAGGTGAGCCAGCAGACGATCTGAACCGTGACACCCCTTTCCTCGTTGATGCCAAAGAGAAGTTGGCGACCCAATGGAGCGCGATTAAGGCGGATCGGTTCTAAAACGCTCTTTTGATTTTATGAGGCGCGGTCTTTCGACCGCGCTGTTTTTTTTAGGACAGCGAACTGGACTGCGGAATTTTACCTTTACAGTGCCTCACTGTCTTTACAATTACTCGTAACAAAGTAGTTCATAATAAACTTTGGCATTATTGTGTGGTAAATCATTTATGAGTCTAGAATAAGAAAACGTTTCTACATCGGATTGGATTACGTGACTTCTAAGGGTCGAAAGGTTGGTTTTAAGTTTCTCCCACTTGTCATACAATTTCAAGCGGCGAAGTCCGGATGCTGAGCGATGATCAGGATTTTGGTATATGAAACACATTTTATGCTGATTGTATGCCCTCATAATCTGGATGAGGACATCAGATAAGTTATTAATGTCTAATGTCGGACTGGAGAAAAAATAGCAAAAATTAAATATAATCTGGGTCCTATCACCCTTTTCAATGTACCTGTCCAATAACCCGGTCAAATTATCGTAGGTGCGAATTAACGCAATTTTGTCAAAGAAAGGATCCCCGTACCTGTTGGGACCATATTTGTTAATTGCTGCCGCCTTATTAAGCATCGTTTGCGAACTATCAATTCCTAAATAAGCAATGTCGCGCTGTCCCGCAAAAGTTTGAAAGGCAATCCCTGAAGTGAGTGGACCACAACCGAAATCAATAAATACAATTTTATCCTCTTCGCACATCGGTGTGAGGCAATTCGTAAAAATGTGGTAAGAACCAAAAAGGTGTCTGGGCATGTGATGAACACAATAGATAGACACCTTGTCTTTCGGAAAATAATATTCATTAGATGATTTATCAAATGATACTTGATCAAAATCGCTCTGTCCTTGTCTCAGAATGCGCGCTATATCCTCCCAGTAGTATATTCTGTTATTTTTAATATCTGCTGCGAGTTTTGGTAGATCGTGTTCAAATGATTGGACTACCAGTTCCTCAAACAGATTCTTTAGACTCTCACCGGGCTTATACTGGTTATCGTGGGAGCGATATATGTAGGACAAACTTTAAGGATCCTTCTCTGGAGACTGCCTCATGTAGGATCACATGGCTGCCTCCATTTTTGGGGTGGTAGATCAAAAAGCTATATTGCTTTGCTAACGTTCAACATCAGTCATGTTAGCAAACTATCTTGTAGCGTAACGAGAGTATAGCAAGTAATGCTATTTTGGTCAATTCAATTTGGGATTTAGGCTGATAAGGAAGGGGAACCGGATGCGTTGAGATGCTACCGTACCTGAATCAGGTACGCGGCAACACTGAAAAAATGGAGATTTCGATCAAGCGATTGAAACTATAAATCGGCGACTAATTCTTCGTGGTAGGCAAAGAGTGCGGGGGTGCCGCCTGTGTGGAGAAAGATAACAGTTTCGTCGCGTCCGAATTTGCCCTGTTGGATATGGTCGATGAGGCACGCCATCGCCTTGGCGGTATAGACGGGGTCAAGGAAGATGCCTTCCGTTCTGGCAACGAGTTTGAGAGCATCAATACATTCCGGTGTGAGGTAGCCGTAAGCCTGTCCGATATAGTCATCTGTGTTCTGAATATCCGCGTCGGTGACTTGGGTATCTAATTCCAAAAGTTCGGCGGCATTGTTCGCAGCACTGCGTAGCCGATCAAATTTACCTTCCCAAACGATTGGAGCAATGCCAAATGGTTTCATCTTCAACCCAAGTGTTTTGGTGCCGAGGACAAGTCCTGCCTGTGTGCCGCCGACGGAAGCCGTATAAATCCAATCCGCCTCAATACCCAACTGCTGTTGCTGTTGTGCAATTTCAGCGATACACCACGTAAAAGCAACGGCGGCAAGTGCAGTCGAACGCGGTGCTGCGAGGACATACGGTTTCAGCCCTTGCGTCTTTAGTTTTTCCGCGAGTTCGTACTTCACCACATCTAACTCAGGTCCGAACGGGACATCAACAATCTCAATATCCGCGCCTGCAATATTATCTAAAAGCAGATTGCCCTGGATAATACTTTTGTGGTCCCGGGCGAGGCGCAAATAGCAGTTAAGTCCAAGTTTACCGGAGGCGGCAGCAGCTTGTCGACAGTGATTAGATTGCGAAGCCGCGCCCTGTATAATTGTATCGGCACCTTGTGCGACAGCGTCGCCGAGCGTAAAAGTAAGCTGCCGTACCTTGTTTCCACCAAATGCTAAACCTGAGCAATCCTCGCGCTTCATAAAGATGCGCGGTCCGCCGAGTACTTCGGAAAGTCGTGGGCACTCCTCAAGCGGCGTTGGGAAATAACCCAGGTCTACCTGCGGCATTTGTGCGACCTTCTGAATTAAGCCTTCACTCATCATTATTTCTTTTACTCCGCTTCAATGACAACAGCCATGTGGCTAACCCGTTTTCCGTCTTTGGACTGCAATCCCGGTGTGATGACTTCAACAATGGTTCCGGAGTCAAATTCACTAATGCACGCGCCTTTTACCTTATGATGATTCGGCGATACTTCTGTTTCTCCAACTTCAATTGGCATCACTTCAGAATCAACGAGATCTAAGAACCAGGTAATGCGTTCGGGCAACTCGTTCCCTTGCAGGCTCTTCGCGACCTCAACAAAAAGAAAATCGCGGACAAACTCAGTGAGGAACTTTTTAAAGATAAGCACCTCAATCTTTGCAGCATGTTTCTTCTCTTGCTCGGTTAGTTTCTTCTTGAAACGTTGGAGATAAGCATCACATTCACTCTGAATTTTCTCTAAATCTCTCTGGTTTGCAGCGAGGAGATCTGGGAACAGTGTTGGAGAAGGCGTAGAAATACCGCGCGTCTGCTTGAGGGTTTGTCTGAGACGCGTATTAATCTCATCAAGCGTTTGGACGAGTTGTTCTGTTTCAAGCGTAGCACGCCCGACTTCCTTCTGCCAAGCACCCACCTCATTTACCATGAGATTAAGGAGTAAAACAGCGGTTTCCTCTTCACAGAGCGTCCCTGGGTCCCAATCAACAAGATTGAGTCCATATCCCTCGTTGTAATCTCTCTCCAACTTAGCGAGTTGATCCTGAAATTCGTTCTGAATGGCTTCGCTTTTTTCTTGATAGTAAGCCTTGCCGCGTCTCCCACCAGTAGAAAGCCCCAATGCCTGGACGAACTGTCCTAAGATCCCTTTCTCTTTCCGTTTTGAAGCTGCACC
Coding sequences within it:
- the moaA gene encoding GTP 3',8-cyclase MoaA, with the translated sequence MLDRFGRIHTNLRISVTDVCNFRCIYCMPEDMTFMPDSSVMTYNEILHLARIFVALGVNKIRITGGEPLVRPGVPALIARLTQLEGLKDISLTTNGIGLINQAQALYDAGLRRINVSLDTLNEEKFEQMTRRKVLSRVLEGLKTAHDCGFNPIKVNAVAMRGFTDDEIVDLATFARQNDYQLRFIEFMPLDGDDVWGRNMYIPGKEIIAKINAVYPLAPVTLNGESKSDTAQRYRFADNGNEVGVIPSVSEPFCENCNRVRLTADGKFRTCLFSLTETDLLTPLREGAPDEVITELILDAVLQKEAGHKINAADFIKPERNMSRIGG
- a CDS encoding carbohydrate binding domain-containing protein, with amino-acid sequence MTKSIIISMFLLTLLIGLNAFAGTPIEWGKWKEGELLLENHSFEEDLAAWGLEDGACCNRGGLYTMEIDKKNPQHGKQSLKVIGHKATGTAWHAKVRQKDASMKSGETYTVIFWARSEKPREVQLSLQMQHDPWTFYQGGAINLVGPEWTEYHITFNSTADVERDMWVGLAIAQSDVDFWIDNFRYFEGEPADDLNRDTPFLVDAKEKLATQWSAIKADRF
- a CDS encoding D-cysteine desulfhydrase family protein; this encodes MMSEGLIQKVAQMPQVDLGYFPTPLEECPRLSEVLGGPRIFMKREDCSGLAFGGNKVRQLTFTLGDAVAQGADTIIQGAASQSNHCRQAAAASGKLGLNCYLRLARDHKSIIQGNLLLDNIAGADIEIVDVPFGPELDVVKYELAEKLKTQGLKPYVLAAPRSTALAAVAFTWCIAEIAQQQQQLGIEADWIYTASVGGTQAGLVLGTKTLGLKMKPFGIAPIVWEGKFDRLRSAANNAAELLELDTQVTDADIQNTDDYIGQAYGYLTPECIDALKLVARTEGIFLDPVYTAKAMACLIDHIQQGKFGRDETVIFLHTGGTPALFAYHEELVADL